The following proteins are encoded in a genomic region of Cytophagales bacterium:
- a CDS encoding AAA family ATPase codes for MDRKKYRDSINRIRERRKAYFDKLSQDDRMSDMEDDIFRDILRREAEETDMYDHDLRTPARHPVDTGNQAGGPFDREEYRLDAALFDRQQLDKKETQQGRKSKPPINYISLPKNFQPSEEFKGIFNKVENTNENVEITGKAGTGKSTLLHYIVHNTKKQIVALAPTGIAAINIGGSTIHSFFRLPFGPLSFKDKDIHFFSKTDRKRRIIEKLDTIIIDEISMVKADILDAIDHSLRINGGDKNKLFGGKQIIIIGDLFQLPPVVRNSEAERVLYEEVYSTPFFFSARAFQQAAFNSFKLQKVYRQNDESFIALLDSIRIGNLGFEQLELLEKRYDPGFEPAKDEFIISLVTKNIVADGINTRKLREIDGKELKYNAEITGDFPQDRYLAPLQLSLKKGAQIIFVKNDYERRWVNGTLGKIHNLEADKIEVELEDGEIYEVFKSEWENVRYKWDNKTNEITKDVIGTFTQYPLKLAWAITIHKSQGLTFDKVIIDLSGGIFAHGQLYVALSRCRSLGGISLKTRIRRQDAIVDRRVIEYLFPARGN; via the coding sequence ATGGATAGAAAAAAATATAGAGATAGCATAAATAGAATCAGGGAAAGAAGAAAGGCGTATTTTGATAAATTGTCGCAAGATGATAGAATGAGTGATATGGAGGATGATATATTCAGGGATATTCTGAGAAGAGAAGCTGAAGAAACTGATATGTATGATCATGATTTACGTACCCCTGCCCGCCATCCTGTTGATACCGGAAATCAGGCAGGCGGGCCTTTTGATAGAGAAGAATACCGGTTAGATGCTGCACTTTTCGATCGTCAGCAGTTGGATAAAAAAGAAACCCAACAGGGCAGGAAAAGTAAACCACCTATTAACTATATCTCGTTACCTAAAAATTTTCAACCATCTGAAGAATTTAAAGGTATATTCAATAAAGTTGAAAATACCAACGAAAATGTAGAGATCACGGGTAAAGCCGGTACGGGTAAATCCACCCTGCTGCATTATATAGTTCATAATACAAAAAAGCAAATAGTAGCACTGGCGCCTACCGGCATTGCTGCCATTAATATAGGAGGTTCTACGATCCATTCTTTCTTTAGATTGCCTTTTGGGCCACTCTCATTTAAAGATAAAGACATACATTTTTTTTCTAAAACAGATCGAAAACGGAGGATCATCGAAAAACTGGATACGATCATCATAGATGAGATCTCAATGGTAAAGGCTGATATCCTTGATGCCATTGACCATTCGCTGCGGATCAATGGCGGGGATAAAAACAAATTGTTTGGCGGTAAGCAGATCATTATAATAGGCGACTTGTTCCAGTTGCCCCCGGTAGTAAGAAATTCTGAAGCGGAAAGGGTACTTTACGAAGAAGTATATTCGACACCCTTTTTTTTTAGCGCAAGGGCATTTCAACAGGCGGCTTTTAATTCTTTTAAATTGCAAAAAGTTTACCGGCAAAATGATGAAAGCTTTATAGCTTTGTTAGACAGCATCCGTATTGGAAATTTAGGATTTGAACAATTAGAGCTGCTTGAAAAACGCTATGACCCCGGTTTTGAGCCGGCTAAAGATGAATTTATCATTTCGCTGGTCACAAAAAATATTGTTGCTGACGGTATTAATACAAGAAAACTCCGGGAAATAGATGGGAAGGAATTAAAATATAACGCTGAAATTACGGGGGATTTTCCTCAGGATAGATACCTCGCCCCATTACAATTATCTCTTAAAAAGGGCGCTCAGATCATTTTTGTTAAAAATGATTATGAAAGACGGTGGGTAAATGGAACCCTGGGAAAAATCCACAACCTTGAAGCAGATAAAATTGAAGTTGAGCTTGAAGATGGAGAAATATACGAGGTATTTAAGAGTGAATGGGAAAATGTAAGATACAAATGGGATAATAAGACAAATGAAATAACCAAGGATGTGATCGGAACTTTCACACAATACCCTCTAAAGCTTGCCTGGGCGATCACCATTCACAAAAGCCAGGGCTTAACCTTCGATAAAGTTATCATTGACCTGAGTGGAGGGATCTTTGCACACGGTCAATTATACGTAGCCCTGAGCAGGTGCCGTTCGCTTGGTGGAATTAGTTTAAAAACCAGGATAAGAAGGCAGGATGCTATTGTTGACCGAAGGGTTATTGAGTATCTTTTTCCGGCAAGGGGGAATTAG
- a CDS encoding M1 family metallopeptidase, whose product MSILLFMAATCLIIQYSLAQDYFQQQVNYNIKVTLDDKNHFLHAEEEIEYVNNSPDDLEFIYFHLWPNAYKNNKTAFAKQKISGSMMASTKFYYAKEDDRGYIDSLDFKVNGQKVRWEGDKGNKGNKGNKGNKGNQGNKGSSGKREHSDFEFRVSDIDICKLLLNEPLKSGEKITISTPFRVKLPHTFSRLGHVEQSYQISQWYPKPAVYDRKGWHPMPYLDQGEFYSEYGSFDVSITLPKNYVVGATGILMNKEEIEWLEKKSAVGSRQLANSADAIMNDLRSDKPAKNGDFPPSDMETKTLRYVQDNIHDFAWFADKRYNVLKSEVELPHSKRKVTTWLMFTNRDAETWRNSVKDINDAVYYYSLWNGDYPYDWCTAVEGALGAGGGMEYPMVTVTGTYAIIHEVGHNWFYGILGSNERDHAWMDEGINSYYENRISRIRKDEKKLSPPDSLVDLPGGQAGLPAEAFAQAGDTTALKNRVSVSKKKIKISFSAKMIRRFGMDQNEAAYKIPYTFLASRGLDQPIQLESDEFTEVNYGVIVYFKTAVAFHYLEQYLGVEKFDKAMQTYFDKWKFKHPYPEDLKQVFEEVTGENMDWFFDQLINTSNEIDIAVGRIANPTPVARNDIPGSPTNYKQNKDKIQVVLKNRGKMVAPVPVSTLSKEGDVIETKWTKPIADTAHMWFEADNVHRIMIDAQNIVLEVNRKNNVSRVFGIAKKIEPFDLQFPFGFDDPKKTQLYYFPAIGYNTTDEFMLGIGFYNSALIKKRVSFVIMPMYSVGLNSFAGNAMVNYSLYPSCLFGRQAKLSRVLGITLTGTANVFSGYKKIEPSVKFDIKPKSVRYGAKQDFRIAYTTIFTDENIYSDTSLRLTTYYEKRSGIISANYHYSSGDAIKSLNISLGLNSMPGSFLQPETEISFSYQYMKKNFINIRNYLGGFISKSGTLFSTYRLNMYGSADNLMNEIYIDRAQKSDFVKGFVHQTDNRQGAFKSYVPFDTDKWIASLNLQADIPKTPFAVFTDLGMIADEVQIFYDAGITFQIIRNNFEVYFPLLGSNFANNTPETFNDFSDNIRFTLKLQNLVPNKVIEGVL is encoded by the coding sequence TTGTCCATCCTATTATTCATGGCGGCAACCTGCCTGATCATTCAATACTCACTTGCCCAGGACTATTTCCAGCAGCAAGTAAACTATAATATAAAAGTAACACTTGACGATAAGAACCATTTTTTGCATGCCGAGGAAGAGATTGAGTACGTCAATAATTCACCGGATGACCTGGAGTTTATTTATTTTCACCTGTGGCCAAATGCCTATAAAAACAACAAAACCGCTTTTGCCAAACAAAAAATAAGCGGGTCAATGATGGCGTCAACAAAATTCTATTATGCTAAAGAAGATGACAGGGGGTATATTGACAGCCTGGATTTTAAAGTGAACGGGCAGAAAGTCAGATGGGAAGGAGATAAGGGCAATAAAGGGAATAAAGGCAATAAAGGGAATAAAGGCAATCAAGGGAATAAAGGTAGTAGTGGAAAACGGGAGCATTCGGATTTCGAGTTTCGAGTTTCGGATATTGATATATGTAAGCTGCTTTTAAACGAGCCATTAAAAAGCGGGGAAAAGATAACTATCTCTACACCCTTCAGAGTAAAATTACCCCATACTTTTTCACGGCTGGGGCATGTAGAGCAATCATATCAAATAAGCCAATGGTATCCTAAACCCGCTGTATATGATAGAAAAGGCTGGCATCCCATGCCTTACTTAGATCAGGGTGAATTTTATTCTGAATATGGTTCTTTTGATGTGAGCATTACACTGCCAAAAAATTACGTTGTGGGAGCTACAGGTATTTTAATGAACAAAGAGGAAATTGAATGGCTGGAAAAGAAGTCGGCAGTTGGCAGTAGGCAGTTGGCAAATAGTGCTGATGCAATAATGAATGATTTGCGTAGTGATAAACCTGCAAAGAACGGTGATTTTCCTCCATCCGATATGGAAACAAAAACCCTTAGATATGTCCAGGATAACATTCATGACTTTGCATGGTTTGCTGATAAACGATACAATGTATTGAAAAGTGAAGTAGAATTACCGCACTCCAAACGAAAGGTAACCACCTGGTTGATGTTCACAAACAGAGATGCTGAAACATGGAGAAACAGTGTCAAAGATATCAACGATGCAGTTTATTATTATTCATTATGGAATGGCGACTACCCTTATGATTGGTGTACTGCCGTTGAGGGGGCATTGGGAGCAGGAGGAGGCATGGAATATCCCATGGTCACTGTAACCGGAACTTATGCTATTATTCATGAAGTTGGTCATAATTGGTTCTACGGCATATTAGGCAGCAATGAAAGGGATCATGCCTGGATGGATGAGGGTATAAATTCGTACTATGAAAACAGGATCAGCAGAATAAGAAAGGACGAAAAAAAATTGTCCCCGCCTGACAGTTTAGTGGACTTGCCTGGTGGGCAGGCAGGCCTGCCTGCTGAAGCTTTTGCACAGGCAGGCGATACTACAGCTTTAAAAAACAGGGTATCTGTTTCTAAAAAAAAGATAAAAATATCATTCTCCGCAAAGATGATCCGCAGGTTTGGTATGGATCAAAATGAAGCTGCTTATAAAATTCCATACACATTTTTGGCAAGCCGGGGATTAGACCAGCCAATTCAACTTGAATCTGATGAATTTACAGAAGTAAATTATGGCGTCATCGTTTATTTTAAAACTGCTGTGGCTTTCCACTACCTTGAACAATACCTTGGAGTGGAAAAGTTTGATAAAGCTATGCAAACCTATTTTGATAAATGGAAATTTAAACATCCATATCCTGAAGATCTGAAACAGGTTTTTGAAGAAGTAACGGGAGAGAACATGGATTGGTTTTTTGACCAGTTGATTAATACCAGCAATGAAATCGATATTGCCGTAGGCCGGATTGCTAATCCGACCCCTGTAGCTCGGAATGATATTCCGGGCAGCCCGACTAATTACAAACAAAATAAGGATAAAATTCAGGTAGTATTAAAAAACCGGGGCAAAATGGTTGCTCCCGTGCCTGTAAGTACCCTCTCAAAAGAAGGCGATGTGATTGAAACAAAATGGACAAAGCCAATTGCAGATACAGCGCATATGTGGTTTGAAGCAGACAATGTTCATAGAATAATGATCGATGCTCAAAATATTGTGCTTGAAGTTAACCGGAAAAACAACGTGTCACGTGTGTTTGGTATAGCAAAAAAAATTGAACCATTTGACCTTCAGTTTCCATTTGGCTTTGATGACCCCAAAAAGACGCAGCTATACTACTTTCCTGCAATAGGATACAACACTACAGATGAATTTATGCTTGGAATCGGTTTCTATAACAGCGCTTTGATCAAAAAAAGAGTGAGTTTTGTCATTATGCCAATGTATAGCGTTGGCCTTAATAGTTTTGCCGGCAACGCGATGGTCAATTATAGCCTTTATCCTTCCTGCCTGTTCGGCAGACAGGCAAAATTATCCCGAGTACTCGGGATAACCTTAACCGGTACAGCAAATGTTTTTTCAGGATACAAAAAAATAGAACCTTCGGTAAAATTTGATATTAAGCCTAAATCTGTAAGATATGGCGCTAAGCAGGACTTTAGAATTGCCTATACAACAATTTTTACTGATGAAAATATTTATTCTGATACAAGTTTAAGACTAACAACTTACTACGAAAAGAGAAGTGGTATAATTTCTGCCAATTATCATTATTCATCAGGAGATGCGATAAAGAGTTTAAATATAAGTCTGGGATTAAACAGCATGCCTGGAAGCTTTTTACAACCGGAAACGGAAATTAGTTTCTCGTATCAGTATATGAAAAAGAATTTCATAAATATCCGAAATTATTTAGGAGGCTTTATAAGTAAATCCGGTACTTTATTTTCTACCTACAGATTAAATATGTATGGAAGTGCAGATAACCTGATGAATGAGATCTATATTGACAGGGCACAAAAATCAGATTTTGTAAAAGGTTTTGTACACCAGACTGATAACCGGCAAGGAGCATTTAAAAGTTATGTACCTTTTGATACAGATAAGTGGATTGCTTCATTGAACTTGCAGGCAGACATACCTAAAACCCCGTTTGCTGTTTTCACAGATCTTGGGATGATTGCTGATGAAGTACAGATTTTTTATGACGCAGGGATAACGTTTCAAATAATAAGAAATAATTTTGAGGTCTATTTCCCATTGTTAGGAAGTAATTTTGCAAACAACACCCCCGAAACTTTCAACGACTTTTCAGATAATATCAGGTTTACTTTAAAGCTACAGAATTTAGTTCCTAATAAAGTGATTGAGGGGGTTTTATAA